A genomic stretch from Arachis stenosperma cultivar V10309 chromosome 3, arast.V10309.gnm1.PFL2, whole genome shotgun sequence includes:
- the LOC130969621 gene encoding uncharacterized protein LOC130969621 isoform X1: MAFLFHKFQEAVKTLAKSPTFARDPRKLQFDADINRLFLYTSYNLLGKNAEEADAEEIIEMADKASVEVQQMQVQENVHFQIKSFSTSMDKILLRNEKGVNDPLELSRQENALPHCDRHSVSLGSKDPPTDNLAVPRQRSLSLAEVSKRLKDQVGYQLNVKPSQISHKDAGQGLFLDGAVDVGAVVAFYPGVVYSPAYHQYIPGYLDEQNPYLVTRHDGNVIDAQPWGSGGDEQELWSGRKMVVNKPDMEGSQVDNTDNFLERRNPLALAHFANHPAKGMLPNVMICPYNFPLTESSMRVYIPNVLFGNTEVNTKAFGNFWFKSGVPRNGESHVPTLKTVVLVATRALQDEELFLNYRLSNSKQLPEWYNPVDEEY; the protein is encoded by the exons ATGGCTTTCTTGTTTCACAAATTTCAAGAG GCTGTAAAAACACTTGCAAAAAGCCCTACTTTTGCTAGGGATCCAAGGAAGTTACAGTTTGATGCTGACATTAACCGCTTGTTCCTTTACACAAG CTACAATCTCTTGGGGAAGAATGCTGAAGAAGCAGATGCAGAGGAGATTATTGAAATGGCCGACAAAGCCTCTGTTGAGGTTCAACAGATGCAGGTGCAAGAAAATGTCCACTTTCAAATAAAGTCATTTAGCACATCCATGGATAAAATTCTTCTTCGGAATGAAAAGGGGGTGAATGATCCTCTTGAGTTATCTCGACAAGAAAATGCCTTGCCTCACTGTGACAGGCATAGCGTTAGTTTGGGTAGCAAAGACCCACCTACTGACAATCTTG CTGTCCCTAGACAAAGATCATTAAGCCTAGCTGAAGTTTCAAAGAGACTAAAGGATCAAGTTGGCTACCAACTTAATGTTAAACCTTCTCAAATATCTCACAAGGATGCTGGTCAAGGTCTATTTTTAGATGGTGCAGTGGATGTTGGTGCTGTGGTAGCCTTTTATCCTGGTGTAGTCTACTCTCCAGCTTATCATCAATATATTCCCGGATACCTTGATGAGCAGAACCCTTATTTGGTCACAAGACATGACGGGAATGTCATTGATGCCCAACCTTGGGGCTCTGGGGGCGACGAACAAGAATTGTGGAGTGGTAGAAAAATGGTAGTTAACAAGCCTGATATGGAAGGATCCCAAGTAGATAACACTGATAATTTTCTTGAGCGTAGAAACCCATTAGCCTTAGCTCATTTCGCTAATCACCCTGCAAAAGGAATGCTTCCAAATGTCATGATTTGCCCTTACAACTTTCCATTAACTGAAAGCAGCATGAGAGTTTACATCCCTAATGTATTATTTGGAAATACTGAAGTAAATACGAAGGCATTTGGCAACTTTTGGTTCAAATCTGGAGTTCCAAGAAATGGTGAATCACATGTCCCTACTCTGAAAACTGTTGTTTTGGTAGCAACTAGGGCTCTTCAAGATGAGGAGCTATTCCTTAACTACAGGCTAAGCAACTCTAAGCAGCTGCCAGAGTGGTATAATCCAGTGGATGAAGAATACTAG
- the LOC130969621 gene encoding uncharacterized protein LOC130969621 isoform X2: MADKASVEVQQMQVQENVHFQIKSFSTSMDKILLRNEKGVNDPLELSRQENALPHCDRHSVSLGSKDPPTDNLAVPRQRSLSLAEVSKRLKDQVGYQLNVKPSQISHKDAGQGLFLDGAVDVGAVVAFYPGVVYSPAYHQYIPGYLDEQNPYLVTRHDGNVIDAQPWGSGGDEQELWSGRKMVVNKPDMEGSQVDNTDNFLERRNPLALAHFANHPAKGMLPNVMICPYNFPLTESSMRVYIPNVLFGNTEVNTKAFGNFWFKSGVPRNGESHVPTLKTVVLVATRALQDEELFLNYRLSNSKQLPEWYNPVDEEY, encoded by the exons ATGGCCGACAAAGCCTCTGTTGAGGTTCAACAGATGCAGGTGCAAGAAAATGTCCACTTTCAAATAAAGTCATTTAGCACATCCATGGATAAAATTCTTCTTCGGAATGAAAAGGGGGTGAATGATCCTCTTGAGTTATCTCGACAAGAAAATGCCTTGCCTCACTGTGACAGGCATAGCGTTAGTTTGGGTAGCAAAGACCCACCTACTGACAATCTTG CTGTCCCTAGACAAAGATCATTAAGCCTAGCTGAAGTTTCAAAGAGACTAAAGGATCAAGTTGGCTACCAACTTAATGTTAAACCTTCTCAAATATCTCACAAGGATGCTGGTCAAGGTCTATTTTTAGATGGTGCAGTGGATGTTGGTGCTGTGGTAGCCTTTTATCCTGGTGTAGTCTACTCTCCAGCTTATCATCAATATATTCCCGGATACCTTGATGAGCAGAACCCTTATTTGGTCACAAGACATGACGGGAATGTCATTGATGCCCAACCTTGGGGCTCTGGGGGCGACGAACAAGAATTGTGGAGTGGTAGAAAAATGGTAGTTAACAAGCCTGATATGGAAGGATCCCAAGTAGATAACACTGATAATTTTCTTGAGCGTAGAAACCCATTAGCCTTAGCTCATTTCGCTAATCACCCTGCAAAAGGAATGCTTCCAAATGTCATGATTTGCCCTTACAACTTTCCATTAACTGAAAGCAGCATGAGAGTTTACATCCCTAATGTATTATTTGGAAATACTGAAGTAAATACGAAGGCATTTGGCAACTTTTGGTTCAAATCTGGAGTTCCAAGAAATGGTGAATCACATGTCCCTACTCTGAAAACTGTTGTTTTGGTAGCAACTAGGGCTCTTCAAGATGAGGAGCTATTCCTTAACTACAGGCTAAGCAACTCTAAGCAGCTGCCAGAGTGGTATAATCCAGTGGATGAAGAATACTAG
- the LOC130970249 gene encoding uncharacterized protein LOC130970249, translated as MSATGCYKCGRPGHWSRDCPSSAPDQNPHSSADRNPPPPRPPPPSSSKPYSGGGARFSAGSSKSAEKPKKVPRSRPKLTPDLLLSDDGLGYVLRYFPREFKYRGRGHEVQDLGNLLRMYTEWHSRLIPYYSFDQFVLKVEKVAATKRVKMCLRDLRERVANGGDPTKLNETPVGQEIPAEEQVNGEANHEERDLFSEPQNVNDMQEDMIEEFFNTATEEPSQSMQNEPDANAVSKSIATEEASNVIQDKEASMSGKDEITEEQRARMEENRLKALQRRAARAAAISQAS; from the exons atGTCGGCAACAGGTTGTTACAAGTGCGGCAGACCAGGCCACTGGTCTCGCGACTGCCCTTCTTCTGCTCCCGACCAAAACCCCCATTCCTCCGCCGATCGCAATCCTCCCCCTcctcgtcctcctcctccttcttcctcCAAGCCTTATTCCGGCGGCGGAGCCAGATTTTCCGCCGGCAGTTCCAAATCCGCGGAGAAGCCTAAGAAGGTCCCCAGATCGAGGCCTAAGCTCACGCCGGATCTCCTCCTCTCCGACGACGGCCTCGGTTACGTCCTTCGCTACTTCCCTCGCGAGTTCAAATACCGCGGTCGCGGCCACGAG GTTCAGGATTTGGGAAATTTACTTCGGATGTACACAGAATGGCACTCTCGCCTGATACCTTATTACTCTTTTGATCAATTCGTTCTCAAAGTTGAGAAAGTTGCTGCTACTAAGCGCGTCAAG ATGTGCCTTAGAGATTTGAGAGAAAGAGTTGCAAATGGTGGAGATCCAACCAAATTAAACGAAACACCTGTTGGGCAAGAGATTCCGGCTGAAGAACAAG TCAATGGGGAAGCAAATCATGAAGAACGAGATTTGTTTTCAGAACCCCAAAATGTTAATGACATGCAAGAGGATATGATTGAGGAGTTTTTTAATACAGCCACTGAA GAACCATCTCAATCAATGCAGAACGAGCCTGATGCCAACGCAGTGTCCAAAAGCATTGCAACTGAAGAGGCATCAAATGTAATCCAAGATAAGGAAGCCAGCATGTCTGGCAAAGATGAGATAACAGAAGAGCAGAGAGCACGAATGGAAGAAAATAGGTTGAAGGCACTCCAAAGGCGTGCTGCTCGAGCCGCCGCCATATCACAGGCCTCTTGA